In Triticum aestivum cultivar Chinese Spring chromosome 5B, IWGSC CS RefSeq v2.1, whole genome shotgun sequence, the following proteins share a genomic window:
- the LOC123113963 gene encoding PHD finger protein ALFIN-LIKE 3 translates to METARAPAAPATSRPRTVEAIFRDFNARRAGLVRALTSDVDDFFDSCDPDKENLCLYGHPDGTWEVSLPAEEVPPELPEPALGINFARNGMNRRDWLSLVAVHSDSWLLSVAFFFGAPLTANERKRLFSMINDLPNVYESMVGRKHRDRSGVDSSGKSRHSSKPKQRTDDVRPKNSRAVAREEDEDEDEEEHSETFCGSCTGIYNASEFWIGCDICERWFHGKCVRITPAKADHIKHYKCPECSSSKKMRQ, encoded by the exons ATGGAGACGgcccgggcccccgccgcccccgcgacGTCCAGGCCGCGCACCGTGGAGGCCATCTTCAGGGACTTCAACGCGCGCCGCGCCGGCCTCGTCCGCGCGCTCACCTCCG ATGTCGACGACTTCTTCGACAGCTGCGACCCAG ATAAGGAGAACCTCTGCCTCTACGGCCACCCCGACGGGACCTGGGAGGTGTcgctgccggcggaggaggtgcCCCCCGAGCTGCCCGAGCCGGCCCTCGGCATCAATTTCGCCCGCAACGGCATGAACCGCCGCGACTGGCTCTCCCTCGTCGCCGTCCACTCCGACTCGTGGCTCCTCTCCGTCGCCTTCTTCTTCGGGGCGCCGCTCACCGCAAACGAACG GAAGCGCTTGTTCAGCATGATCAACGATCTTCCAAATGTGTATGAAAGTATGGTTGGCAGGAAGCACAGGGACAGGTCTGGTGTTGATAGCAGTGGCAAATCCAGGCACTCATCAAAGCCAAAG CAACGAACTGATGATGTCCGCCCAAAGAACTCCAGGGCAGTTGCTCGagaggaagacgaggacgaggatgaAGAAGAACACAGCGAAACCTTTTGCGGAAGCTGCACTGGCATATACAACGCAAGCGAGTTCTGGATCGGGTGCGACATTTGCGAGCGGTGGTTCCACGGGAAATGCGTGCGGATAACCCCGGCCAAAGCGGATCACATAAAGCACTACAAGTGCCCTGAATGCAGCAGCTCCAAGAAAATGaggcagtag